In Trichocoleus desertorum NBK24, the following are encoded in one genomic region:
- a CDS encoding glycosyltransferase family 2 protein: MLDQLSTIQPTARLTSRIAVLVPCHNEALTIAQVVADFQTAMPEAKIYVYDNRSGDDTAEIASAAGAIVRYEPVPGKGNVVRRMFADIEADAYVIVDGDNTYEAGAVRHLVTRLLDNQLDMVVGVRRSTPSELAAYRRGHRGGALMLTYFVRMLFGAQFSDMLSGYRVFSRRFVKSFPALSNGFEIETEFTVHALELKMPFAEEPTWYKSRPPGSTSKLKTFSDGWRIVGTALLLFKEVRPLLFFGLIFLLLAFISVLLSIPVLTTFWETGLVPRFPTAILSASIMLLAFLSLTCGMVLDSVARGRREAKRMIYLSYSAPGTRELLHQ, translated from the coding sequence ATGCTGGATCAACTATCAACCATTCAGCCTACGGCTCGCCTGACATCCAGGATTGCGGTCTTGGTCCCCTGCCATAACGAGGCTTTGACGATCGCCCAGGTGGTCGCAGACTTCCAAACCGCGATGCCAGAAGCCAAAATCTACGTTTATGACAATCGCTCAGGGGATGATACAGCAGAAATAGCAAGCGCAGCAGGCGCGATCGTTCGCTATGAACCTGTACCTGGGAAAGGCAATGTTGTCCGGCGGATGTTTGCCGACATTGAGGCAGATGCCTATGTGATTGTAGATGGCGACAACACCTATGAAGCAGGCGCAGTCAGGCATCTAGTCACTCGCTTACTGGATAATCAGCTAGATATGGTGGTGGGAGTACGGCGCAGCACGCCCAGTGAGTTAGCCGCTTATCGACGCGGACATCGCGGTGGCGCTCTCATGCTGACGTATTTCGTTCGAATGCTGTTCGGAGCCCAATTTTCCGACATGCTTTCAGGGTATCGAGTGTTCTCACGTCGCTTTGTCAAATCTTTTCCAGCATTGTCAAATGGCTTCGAGATTGAAACTGAGTTTACCGTTCATGCCCTAGAACTGAAAATGCCGTTTGCTGAAGAACCTACCTGGTACAAATCTCGTCCACCTGGTTCTACTAGCAAGCTCAAAACTTTTAGTGATGGTTGGCGCATTGTCGGAACTGCTTTGCTGCTGTTTAAAGAGGTGCGACCTCTATTATTTTTTGGCCTGATCTTTTTACTTTTGGCTTTCATATCTGTTCTTTTAAGCATTCCAGTCCTGACCACTTTCTGGGAAACCGGACTGGTTCCTAGATTTCCGACTGCGATTCTCTCAGCGTCCATTATGCTGCTGGCTTTCTTGAGCCTGACTTGCGGCATGGTTTTGGACTCAGTGGCAAGAGGACGTCGGGAAGCCAAACGCATGATTTACCTGTCTTACTCAGCGCCAGGAACCCGCGAATTGCTCCACCAGTAA